In the genome of Candoia aspera isolate rCanAsp1 chromosome 1, rCanAsp1.hap2, whole genome shotgun sequence, one region contains:
- the TENT5A gene encoding terminal nucleotidyltransferase 5A, which yields MADEENVLSGSSNEAPPEPCRGSCESSRCNVLTWEQVQRLDCILSETIPIHGRGNFPTLEMQPRQIVKVVRSRLEERGIGVRDVRLNGSAASHVLHQDSGLGYKDLDLIFCADLKGEAEFQTVKDVVLDCLLDFLPDGVNKEKITPLTLKEAYVQKMVKVCNDSDRWSLISLSNNSGKNVELKFVDSLRRQFEFSVDSFQIKLDSLLLFYECSENPMAETFHPTIIGESVYGDFQEAFDHLCNKIIATRNPEEIRGGGLLKYCNLLVRGFRAASESEIKSLQRYMCSRFFIDFSDIGEQQRKLESYLQNHFVGLEDRKYDYLMTLHGVVNESTVCLMGHERRQTLNLITMLALRVLAEQNIIPNVANVTCYYQPAPYVADANFSNYYIAQVQPMFPCQQHTYSTWLPCN from the exons ATGGCAGACGAGGAAAACGTTCTTAGCGGCAGCTCAAACGAGGCTCCTCCGGAGCCCTGCCGGGGCAGTTGCGAGAGCAGCCGCTGCAATGTGCTCACCTGGGAGCAAGTGCAGCGCCTGGACTGTATCCTGAGTGAAACCATCCCGATTCACGGCCGGGGCAACTTCCCCACGCTGGAAATGCAGCCGCGGCAGATTGTGAAGGTGGTGAGAAGCCGCCTGGAGGAGCGAGGAATCGGCGTGCGCGATGTGCGGCTCAACGGCTCGGCGGCCAGCCACGTCTTGCACCAGGATAGCGGCCTGGGTTACAAGGACTTGGACCTCATCTTCTGCGCCGATCTGAAAGGCGAGGCGGAGTTCCAGACAGTCAAAGACGTGGTCCTGGACTGCCTTTTGGATTTCTTGCCGGATGGGGTTAACAAGGAGAAGATCACCCCACTCACCCTGAAG GAGGCCTACGTACAGAAAATGGTGAAAGTCTGCAACGATTCAGACCGATGGAGTCTCATCTCATTATCCAACAACAGTGGCAAAAATGTGGAGCTGAAATTTGTGGACTCTCTGAGAAGGCAGTTTGAGTTCAGCGTAGATTCTTTTCAGATCAAGCTGGACTCTCTCCTTCTTTTCTATGAATGTTCTGAAAACCCAATGGCCGAAACTTTTCACCCGACTATCATTGGGGAGAGCGTCTATGGGGATTTCCAAGAAGCCTTTGATCACCTTTGTAACAAGATAATTGCAACTAGAAATCCAGAAGAGATCAGGGGAGGTGGTCTCCTTAAATACTGCAACCTCCTGGTCAGAGGCTTCAGGGCTGCCTCTGAATCGGAGATTAAGTCCCTCCAGAGATATATGTGCTCAAGGTTTTTTATTGATTTCTCAGACATTGGAGAACAGCAGCGCAAGCTGGAGTCCTACTTGCAGAACCACTTTGTGGGACTCGAGGACCGCAAGTACGACTATCTCATGACCCTTCACGGTGTGGTGAATGAGAGCACAGTGTGCCTGATGGGACATGAGAGACGACAGACTTTAAATCTTATCACCATGCTGGCCCTCCGGGTGCTGGCTGAGCAAAATATCATTCCCAACGTAGCCAATGTCACTTGCTACTACCAGCCGGCCCCATACGTAGCTGATGCTAACTTCAGCAATTACTATATTGCTCAGGTTCAGCCCATGTTCCCATGTCAGCAGCACACTTACTCTACTTGGTTGCCCTGTAACTAA